One genomic region from Sphingobacterium multivorum encodes:
- a CDS encoding RagB/SusD family nutrient uptake outer membrane protein: MKFYNYLYQKRNLIFSFGLFSLMLISCDKNLLDAVPTDRLSENIFWKSQADAELAVNALYNDLDGAEIFYSDALTDIAHVNQPFAVDAYIELGTYDASSSRLYNTWSSAYKGIGAANYFLANVGKIEGSKDETLIARYIGEARVLRAYQYIKLAYLFGAVPLVKAPLTLQEGREVQQATLSEIYDFIDSELELAVASLPESYSSNDIGRITRWAALGLKARSDLYAGRFAAAAKAAKTIIDGKRFELYPSYANLFTYAAENNKEVLLDKQFLENIYTQSVFNLLAPYSQQNGQSTYVPTKALVDSYTTSKGDLITDANSGYDSKNPYKNRDPRLAFSIFLDGDPLPNGATFHPAPNSGTADAVGSTYIASTTGFNIKKYIDKKDLANPSKSGLNIILLRYAEILLTYAEAKIELGEVDASVYDVINQIRNSRTDVKLPIVSNQVNQEQLRQLVRRERTVELAFEGLHLADIRRWKTAEKVVPGKVYGITYQNNNGETVVVEAASESRVFDAKKHYLWPIPQREINLNPNLKQNPNW; the protein is encoded by the coding sequence ATGAAATTTTACAACTATCTATATCAAAAAAGAAACCTGATTTTCAGTTTCGGACTGTTTTCGCTTATGCTGATTAGCTGTGATAAGAATCTGTTAGATGCTGTACCTACCGACCGCCTGTCGGAAAATATATTTTGGAAGAGCCAAGCCGATGCGGAGCTAGCTGTAAATGCGCTCTACAACGACCTGGATGGAGCAGAAATCTTCTATTCCGATGCACTGACGGATATAGCCCATGTCAATCAGCCTTTCGCTGTGGATGCCTATATTGAATTGGGTACCTATGATGCTTCAAGTTCCCGGTTGTACAACACCTGGAGCAGTGCCTATAAAGGAATCGGTGCAGCCAATTACTTTTTGGCGAATGTTGGTAAAATCGAGGGCAGCAAAGATGAAACATTGATTGCTCGATATATCGGCGAAGCCCGCGTGTTAAGAGCCTATCAATATATCAAATTGGCCTATTTATTCGGTGCAGTTCCTCTGGTAAAGGCACCATTGACACTACAGGAAGGAAGAGAAGTACAACAAGCGACGCTATCTGAAATCTATGATTTTATCGACAGCGAGTTGGAACTTGCTGTGGCAAGTTTGCCTGAGAGCTACTCGAGTAACGATATCGGACGCATAACCCGTTGGGCCGCATTGGGCCTGAAAGCCCGCTCGGATTTATATGCAGGACGTTTTGCAGCAGCAGCAAAGGCAGCAAAAACGATTATCGATGGCAAACGATTCGAGCTTTACCCTTCGTACGCAAATCTGTTTACGTATGCAGCTGAAAATAACAAAGAGGTGCTGTTGGATAAGCAATTTCTGGAAAATATATACACACAAAGTGTCTTTAACCTCTTGGCCCCCTATAGCCAGCAAAATGGGCAGAGTACCTATGTGCCTACCAAAGCCTTGGTCGATAGCTATACCACATCTAAAGGGGATTTAATTACGGATGCCAATAGTGGTTATGATTCCAAAAATCCCTATAAAAATCGCGATCCGAGGCTTGCTTTCTCAATTTTTTTGGACGGCGATCCGCTTCCGAATGGGGCTACTTTTCATCCCGCACCCAATAGTGGGACTGCTGATGCTGTGGGGAGCACCTATATTGCTTCCACAACAGGTTTCAATATAAAGAAGTATATTGATAAAAAGGATTTGGCAAACCCTTCTAAAAGTGGTCTGAATATTATACTATTACGTTATGCTGAAATATTATTGACCTATGCGGAAGCAAAGATTGAGCTCGGGGAGGTCGATGCCAGTGTTTACGATGTGATCAACCAAATTAGAAATTCGCGAACGGATGTAAAACTTCCAATAGTAAGTAATCAAGTAAATCAGGAACAACTTCGTCAGCTGGTTCGTCGGGAGCGTACAGTGGAACTGGCATTTGAAGGATTGCATCTAGCGGACATAAGACGATGGAAAACTGCCGAAAAGGTTGTTCCTGGTAAAGTATATGGCATCACGTATCAAAACAATAACGGAGAGACTGTTGTCGTTGAAGCAGCCTCCGAAAGCCGTGTTTTTGATGCGAAAAAGCATTATCTCTGGCCCATTCCACAACGGGAAATTAACCTCAATCCGAATTTAAAACAGAATCCAAATTGGTAA
- a CDS encoding SusC/RagA family TonB-linked outer membrane protein codes for MKNLRVLRYSTLSLCLLLSGVGHQVYAQTDVKPIVNASLSGYVYDGQRKQPLEGVTIQLEAVTHVVTTDQKGFFQIVTGQKLPFSITLSRIGYKKKTLLVSESPTKIELEPVTQDLDEVVVVGYGTQKKISLTNSIASIEGDKLTKRPVSNTQQALQGLLPGVTVQDLGGKPGQSAANIRIRGLTTFNTNSSSTSGYDLSKNNALVIVDGIEQPWSKLNPNDIASISVLKDAASTAIYGSRATNGVIIVTTKSAKSGHVVIDYNGYYALQKSINTPKQMDAVSYLQLQQDAYRNAGLAVPARFTDESIAAYRTSTDREKYPLPNTWFDTLLRTAPQQDHALSFAGGNDILRSRLAVRYNKQDGIIDHYGAELADIRLNNDYKASSWLNFTGSINYRYSKAAEPGRDPINNFLHGSMWVVPKYDDGTYGLSTQGNNPLMLIEKSGFKKVNENYLSSIVKTDIQLWRNLLFTSQFGVRVNLNNTKTFLNAFDNKDRNTGIVKSFPINSLNEIRDNSSEYTWNNLLTYQLAAGPNHIKALVGYSQIHNYQNYLTAYRERFYNNDITSIGQGADDATKNNNGYDVQYGLRSFFGRVNYDWDGKYLLEVNGRYDGSSRFTGDKQYGFFPSASAGWLLSKENFWEPIRNSLNEFKVRASWGKTGNQSVDLYSYYSALIAAGYDFGGKSVQGYRLDSYANQQLGWESTIQYDLGLDAAFLNNRLTFTLDYYKKVTDDILLNLDIPAVLGLKPSPQNAGTVLNRGWEFSANYQKRPSVPGAFAYQLNANLSINHNEVTDLKGTGPYIAGSDIDPRYIIAKGLPINTLWGYKTDGLFQSAEEIKAYGATYATNTKPGDVKYVDLNGDGVINANDMAAVGNSFPKYTFGINGSFTFKNFDLDLLFQGAAKVDTRLSGALAEMGNQEGFTHEIFTNDYWTPTHTDARFPRVVKYDLRNVATSDRLVVNGSYLRLKNIQVGYTVPLHAIGKTAINKLRVYLSATNLWTISKLNEWNLDPEAESGRAVYYPQTGLYTLGVNLTL; via the coding sequence ATGAAAAATCTTAGGGTACTCCGGTATTCTACCTTGTCGCTATGTTTATTGTTATCTGGCGTTGGGCATCAGGTATATGCACAAACAGATGTTAAACCGATTGTCAATGCTTCCTTATCAGGCTATGTATATGATGGTCAGCGTAAGCAGCCTCTTGAAGGCGTAACCATTCAACTCGAAGCTGTAACGCATGTTGTTACAACAGATCAAAAAGGTTTTTTTCAAATTGTAACGGGACAGAAATTACCCTTTTCCATTACACTCTCGCGCATTGGCTATAAGAAAAAGACCTTGTTAGTTTCCGAATCTCCCACAAAAATTGAATTAGAGCCAGTTACACAGGACCTGGATGAGGTGGTCGTTGTTGGCTATGGAACACAAAAGAAGATCTCGTTGACCAATTCAATCGCCAGTATTGAAGGTGATAAACTGACGAAAAGGCCTGTCTCAAATACACAGCAGGCTTTGCAGGGCTTACTACCGGGGGTGACTGTTCAAGACCTTGGTGGAAAACCAGGGCAATCGGCTGCCAATATTCGAATCAGAGGACTGACGACATTTAATACCAATTCGAGCAGCACCAGTGGATATGATCTCAGCAAGAATAATGCTTTGGTTATCGTGGACGGAATTGAACAACCCTGGTCCAAGTTAAACCCCAATGATATCGCTTCAATTTCAGTCCTGAAGGATGCGGCTTCCACGGCGATATATGGATCACGTGCGACCAACGGTGTAATTATTGTAACCACCAAAAGTGCAAAATCTGGCCATGTTGTGATTGATTATAATGGCTATTACGCCTTACAAAAATCAATCAACACCCCAAAGCAGATGGACGCCGTATCCTACCTCCAACTGCAACAGGACGCCTACCGTAACGCGGGGCTGGCGGTGCCGGCGCGATTTACTGACGAATCAATAGCGGCATATCGGACTTCCACGGACCGTGAAAAATATCCACTGCCCAATACATGGTTTGATACATTGTTGAGAACTGCTCCGCAGCAGGACCATGCCTTGTCATTCGCAGGGGGAAATGACATTCTACGTTCTAGATTGGCGGTTCGTTATAATAAACAGGATGGTATTATTGATCATTATGGCGCTGAACTGGCGGATATTAGGCTAAACAACGATTATAAAGCAAGCTCTTGGCTCAATTTTACGGGAAGTATAAACTACCGATATAGTAAAGCCGCCGAGCCCGGACGTGATCCGATCAATAACTTTCTCCATGGCTCGATGTGGGTGGTGCCTAAATATGATGATGGTACTTACGGATTAAGTACACAAGGAAATAATCCTTTAATGCTGATTGAGAAAAGTGGTTTTAAAAAGGTTAATGAAAACTACTTAAGCTCCATCGTTAAAACCGACATTCAATTGTGGAGAAATTTGTTATTTACGTCCCAATTTGGTGTAAGAGTGAACCTAAATAATACCAAAACCTTTTTGAACGCTTTTGACAATAAGGACCGAAATACAGGTATTGTAAAAAGTTTTCCGATCAATTCATTAAACGAAATTCGTGATAATAGCAGCGAGTATACATGGAACAATCTGTTGACCTATCAATTGGCGGCTGGGCCAAATCATATTAAGGCACTTGTTGGCTATTCACAGATTCACAATTATCAAAATTACTTAACGGCTTATCGCGAAAGATTCTACAATAATGATATCACCTCTATCGGACAAGGAGCCGATGATGCGACCAAAAACAATAATGGATATGATGTGCAGTATGGCTTGCGTTCGTTTTTTGGTCGGGTAAATTACGATTGGGATGGCAAGTATCTGCTCGAAGTGAATGGGCGTTATGATGGTTCATCCCGTTTTACGGGCGACAAGCAATATGGTTTTTTCCCTTCGGCATCAGCAGGATGGCTCTTATCCAAAGAAAACTTTTGGGAACCTATTCGAAATTCGTTGAACGAATTCAAAGTGCGTGCTTCCTGGGGCAAGACAGGAAACCAATCGGTAGATTTGTATAGTTATTATTCTGCCCTCATTGCGGCAGGATATGATTTTGGGGGTAAATCTGTACAGGGTTATCGACTGGACAGTTATGCCAATCAGCAATTGGGCTGGGAATCTACGATTCAGTATGATTTGGGCTTGGATGCCGCTTTCTTAAACAATCGTTTGACTTTTACCTTGGATTACTATAAAAAGGTAACTGACGATATTCTACTGAATCTGGATATTCCTGCCGTTTTGGGATTAAAGCCTTCACCCCAAAATGCGGGAACAGTACTGAATCGCGGTTGGGAATTCAGCGCAAATTATCAGAAAAGACCAAGTGTGCCTGGGGCTTTTGCTTACCAGCTGAATGCAAATTTAAGTATCAACCATAATGAAGTAACCGATCTAAAAGGTACTGGACCCTACATTGCCGGATCGGATATTGACCCAAGGTATATTATTGCGAAAGGACTTCCGATCAACACACTTTGGGGATATAAGACCGATGGTCTCTTTCAGTCTGCGGAGGAAATTAAAGCTTATGGTGCTACGTATGCTACAAATACGAAGCCCGGAGATGTGAAATATGTGGATTTGAACGGCGACGGGGTGATCAATGCAAATGACATGGCCGCTGTTGGCAACTCTTTCCCCAAATATACCTTCGGAATAAATGGGAGTTTCACCTTTAAGAACTTTGATCTTGATCTGCTCTTTCAAGGTGCAGCAAAAGTCGATACCCGGTTGTCAGGAGCATTGGCTGAGATGGGAAATCAGGAAGGCTTTACACACGAAATATTTACAAACGATTATTGGACACCAACACATACGGATGCACGCTTTCCGCGCGTGGTCAAATATGATTTGCGTAATGTCGCAACCTCGGACCGTTTAGTGGTTAACGGTTCTTACCTGCGGTTGAAAAACATACAGGTTGGATATACAGTGCCACTACATGCTATCGGAAAGACAGCAATCAACAAACTTCGGGTATACCTATCCGCGACGAATTTATGGACAATTTCAAAATTGAATGAATGGAACCTGGATCCTGAAGCGGAATCTGGACGAGCGGTATATTATCCGCAAACCGGCCTTTATACACTGGGCGTCAATTTGACGCTGTAG